From one Lotus japonicus ecotype B-129 chromosome 3, LjGifu_v1.2 genomic stretch:
- the LOC130749727 gene encoding uncharacterized protein LOC130749727, which produces MLRFISNGSSIFQPFRHTPFIKALQVFTPTTYSTNVLAEVEVEQQELRNKWKDATEVLSKWGCSDDDLMRIFARCPALRNADPTQVQSKLCLLSDLGFGASELVKITNCRPRFFRTRISDSFFDKRLASLMSLFESKEMLQKAIVRNPSLICENGYDIEATVALYEELGVSKRDLVQMLLLRPTILARTSFDAEKLEYISMTGLSKESKLYKYVVTLIGISRVETIREKVSKFTQFGFSKDEVFGLVGRQPHVLTFSTDKVQRNMTFVLGTMKLEAKIILKYPYLLYANVDTVLKPRLLLAWKVEEICPNLQIKGVPTIVRALRMTEERFLNSFIKCQPKEIANELMEFYERTKETRRLAESAKKCITRGFPF; this is translated from the coding sequence ATGCTTCGGTTTATTTCAAACGGGTCAAGCATTTTTCAGCCTTTTAGACACACTCCATTTATAAAAGCTTTGCAAGTGTTCACACCCACCACCTATTCGACGAATGTCCTAGCCGAAGTTGAGGTTGAACAGCAGGAATTAAGAAACAAATGGAAGGATGCTACTGAAGTTTTGAGTAAATGGGGTTGTagtgatgatgatttgatgaGAATATTTGCCCGTTGCCCTGCATTGCGCAATGCCGATCCTACTCAAGTTCAATCTAAACTATGCCTGCTGAGTGACCTGGGTTTTGGGGCATCTGAACTTGTGAAGATCACCAATTGTAGGCCTAGATTTTTCAGGACACGGATTAGCGATAGCTTCTTCGACAAAAGGCTTGCCTCTCTTATGTCATTATTTGAGTCGAAGGAGATGCTTCAGAAGGCCATTGTGAGAAATCCTTCTCTGATATGTGAGAATGGCTATGACATCGAAGCTACTGTTGCACTCTACGAAGAGTTAGGTGTGAGTAAAAGGGACTTGGTTCAGATGCTACTTCTGCGGCCAACGATCCTAGCGAGGACTTCCTTTGATGCTGAGAAGCTAGAATATATAAGCATGACAGGGCTGTCCAAGGAATCAAAGCTGTACAAATATGTGGTGACACTAATAGGCATCTCTCGCGTGGAAACTATTCGCGAGAAAGTATCGAAATTCACACAGTTTGGTTTTTCTAAGGATGAGGTATTTGGTCTTGTTGGGAGGCAGCCTCATGTTTTGACATTTTCAACTGATAAGGTTCAGAGGAACATGACTTTCGTTTTAGGCACAATGAAGCTTGAGGCTAAGATAATCCTTAAGTACCCATATCTCTTGTATGCTAATGTGGATACTGTTCTGAAGCCGCGATTGCTTTTAGCATGGAAGGTAGAAGAGATATGTCCTAATTTGCAAATCAAGGGAGTACCCACCATAGTTAGGGCACTGAGGATGACAGAGGAGAGGTTTCTAAATTCGTTTATCAAATGCCAGCCCAAGGAAATTGCCAATGAATTAATGGAGTTCTATGAAAGGACAAAGGAAACAAGGAGATTAGCAGAGTCAGCAAAGAAGTGCATTACTAGAGGATTCCCTTTCTAA
- the LOC130743576 gene encoding uncharacterized protein LOC130743576 translates to MASSSSNDQWIYDVFINFRGEDTRQSFVSHLYAALSTAGINAFLDDEKLKKGFELGPELLRGIEGSRISLVVLSPNYASSRWCLDELIKIMECRRKYGQLVIPIFYNVDPSHVRRQVGAFHLTARDAYVGLSWKNALTKVGGLSGWDLSKFRNEGDLVKIIVEDVWSKLDYTFLSITEFPVGLESRVQEVTRLVGNQTRIVRMVGIWGMGGSGKTTTAKAIFNQIHLKFMCRSFIENIREVCESDSTRGLINLQEQLLSDVLKTKEKIHSISMGTAMVEKRLKSKRALIILDDVTTSKQLKALCGNHQWFGSGSVIIVTTRDVRLLKSLKVDNVYKMEEMNQTECLELFSWHAFGEASPRKNLIGLSTNVVAYCGGLPLALEVLGSYLNEREELEWKSVLSKLERIPNDQVQEKLRISYDGLKDELEKDIFLDICCFFIGKGRVNVTDILNGCGLHADIGITILIERSLIKVDKNNKLRMHDLVRDMGREIVRECSTKDPGKRSRLWFHEDVHDVLTKYIGTETVEGLILKLQNTGRVCFSANAFKEMRKLRLLQLDCVDLTGDFGHLSHELKWVYWKGFTSTYLPNHFYQGNLVVLELKYSSIKRVWKETKLLVKLKILNLSHSKYLVNTPDFSKLPNLEKLILKDCPSLFELHHSIGDLRNLLLINLEDCTNLNNLPGKTYQLKSVKTLILSGCSKIDKLEEDIVQMESLTTLIAKDTAIKEVPYSILGLKNIGYISLCGYEGLSRDVFPSLFRSWISPTMNPLSRIPLFAGMSLPLVSMDIQNYSSGNLSSWLGSLSKLRSVWIQCHSEIQLTQESRRILDDQYDVNSMDLEASSSSSSYASQISDFSLKSLLIRLGSCHTVLDTLANNISQGLTTNDSSNFFLPGGNYPSWLAYKGEGPSVHFQVPEDCDCCLKGIVLCVVYSSTPENIATECLTSVMINNRTKFTIQIYKQDTVMSFNDEDWESVKSNLDPGDNMEIVVSFGRGLTVKETAVYLINAQSITMEIEPSPEVNMQPSPSMKMEPSPKPTKHIFTRLAKRIRKCSCLNQLPIFHSSKSMAYWSDEENKPKCIYDVFINFRGEDTRRNLVSHLYASLSNAGAYTFLDNETFPKGMELGPELLRAIEASRVSIVVFSENYTDSNWCLIELCKIMECHRDHDQVVLPIFYGIDPSVVRHQKGAFGKALQASAVKIRTGEDMSKLLSSWRSALTDAANLSGWDVTDFRSESELVKKIVENVLTKLDVTLLSITDFPVGLESRVQEVIEYIESQSSKVCMVGIWGMGGLGKTTTAKAIYNQIHRRFEDRSFIENIRKVCENNSRGHMHLQEQFLSDVVKTKVKKIRSISTGTTMIKKRLSGRRALVVLDDVTTFEQLKALCGNRKWFGQGSVIIVTTRDVRVLSLLKVDYVYKMEEMDEDESLELFSWHAFGEASPREDLIELSRNVVAYCGGLPLALEVLGSYLYERTEQEWKSVLLKLKRIPNDQVQEKLRISYDGLKDDMERDIFLDICCFFIGKNRADAADILNGCGLYADIGITVLIERSLVKVGKNNKIQMHDLLRDMGREIVRGSSAKDPGKRSRLWFHEDVHDVLTKNTGTETIEGLVLKLQKTGRVCFSANAFKEMRKLRLLQLDCVDLSGDYGHLSQELRWVYWQGFTLKYIPDDLYQGNLVVIDLKYSSIKQVWKETKLLEKLKILNLSHSRYLENTPDFSKLPNLEKLILKDCPNLSELHQSIGDLTNLLLINLKDCTSLRNLPRKIYQLKSLTTLILSGCSKIDKLEEDIVQMESLTTLIAKDTAIKEVPYSILRLKSIGYISLCGYEGLTRDVFPSLIRSWMSPTMNPLSRIPQFGGMSLALVSNSGNVSSWLSSLSKLRSVWIQCHSEIQVTQESRRIIDDQYDAKCTELETTSSYAAHISSVSLRSLLIRLGSCDTVIDTLGKSISQGLTTNDSSNFFLPCDNYPSWLAYKGEGPSVNFQVPEDRDCCLKGIVLCAVYSPTPGNMATECLTSVLVINYTKFTIQVYKQDTVISFNDEDWESVISNLDPGDNMEIVVAYGCGLTVKETAVYLIYGPSITMKVEPSITMQVELELSVNVKMEASPEVNLLPSLDVKMESSPEVNMQPSPRVNMLPSPNMKMDPSTEMNMQPSPNVKLKSSPNRKMEPSPKPNKNFLTRLAKRMGECSCLNQT, encoded by the exons ATGGCTTCTTCGTCCAGCAATGATCAATGGATATACGACGTGTTCATCAATTTCAGGGGAGAAGACACCCGTCAAAGCTTCGTTTCTCATCTCTATGCTGCCCTTTCAACCGCTGGAATCAACGCATTCCTTGACGATGAGAAGCTTAAAAAGGGATTCGAACTTGGACCAGAACTGTTGCGAGGAATTGAAGGTTCTCGTATATCCTTAGTTGTTCTTTCCCCAAACTATGCTTCATCTAGATGGTGTCTTGATGAACTCATCAAAATCATGGAATGTCGCAGAAAATATGGGCAGCTGGTAATTCCTATATTTTACAACGTTGATCCATCGCACGTGCGACGTCAGGTGGGTGCTTTTCATTTGACAGCAAGAGATGCATACGTTGGCTTGAGTTGGAAAAACGCGCTCACAAAAGTTGGAGGTTTGTCTGGTTGGGACTTGAGCAAATTTAG GAATGAAGGTGATCTAGTGAAGATAATTGTTGAGGATGTTTGGTCAAAACTCGACTATACATTCTTGTCTATTACCGAATTCCCAGTTGGATTGGAATCCCGTGTGCAAGAAGTGACTAGGCTGGTTGGGAACCAAACAAGAATAGTTCGTATGGTAGGGATCTGGGGGATGGGAGGGTCAGGTAAGACAACCACAGCCAAAGCAATCTTCAATCAAATCCATCTTAAATTCATGTGTAGAAGTTTCATTGAAAACATTAGAGAAGTTTGTGAAAGCGATAGTACCAGAGGACTTATTAATTTACAAGAACAACTTCTCTCTGATGTCCTGAAAACAAAGGAGAAGATACATAGCATTTCCATGGGGACAGCTATGGTCGAGAAAAGACTCAAGTCGAAAAGGGCTCTCATCATACTTGATGATGTTACCACATCTAAGCAGTTGAAAGCCTTGTGTGGAAATCATCAATGGTTTGGATCAGGAAGTGTAATAATTGTTACAACTAGAGATGTGCGCCTACTTAAATCACTTAAAGTCGATAACGTTTATAAAATGGAGGAAATGAACCAAACAGAATGCCTGGAGCTTTTTAGTTGGCACGCTTTTGGAGAAGCAAGTCCAAGAAAAAACTTGATTGGACTCTCAACAAATGTAGTTGCTTATTGTGGAGGGTTACCACTAGCTCTTGAAGTCCTTGGGTCTTACTTAAATGAGAGGGAAGAACTAGAATGGAAAAGTGTATTGTCAAAACTAGAGAGAATTCCAAATGATCAAGTGCAAGAGAAACTCAGAATAAGTTATGACGGCTTAAAGGATGAGCTGGAAAAGGATATATTTCTTGACATATGTTGTTTCTTTATTGGTAAAGGCAGAGTCAATGTTACAGATATACTAAATGGTTGTGGACTTCACGCTGATATTGGAATAACTATCCTCATAGAGCGTAGCCTCATAAAAGTTGACAAGAACAACAAGCTTCGAATGCATGATTTGGTACGAGACATGGGAAGAGAAATTGTTCGTGAATGTTCGACAAAAGATCCTGGGAAGCGTAGTCGGTTGTGGTTTCATGAGGATGTCCATGATGTTTTGACCAAATATATA GGAACAGAAACAGTTGAAGGATTGATTTTGAAGTTGCAAAACACCGGCAGAGTTTGCTTCAGTGCTAATGCTTTCAAGGAAATGAGAAAACTGAGACTCTTACAACTTGATTGTGTTGACCTCACTGGAGACTTCGGGCATTTGTCCCATGAACTGAAATGGGTCTATTGGAAAGGATTTACTTCCACATATCTGCCCAATCACTTTTATCAGGGAAATCTAGTTGTTCTAGAATTAAAGTACAGCAGTATTAAAAGAGTTTGGAAGGAAACCAAG TTACTTGTGAAGCTAAAAATTCTCAATCTCAGTCATTCAAAGTACTTGGTAAACACCCCTGATTTTTCAAAACTACCGAATCTAGAAAAGCTCATTCTAAAGGATTGTCCAAGTTTGTTCGAGCTACACCATTCCATCGGAGATCTCAGGAACCTTCTTCTAATAAATTTGGAGGACTGTACAAACCTTAACAATCTCCCAGGGAAGACCTATCAGTTAAAGTCAGTGAAAACTCTCATCCTTTCAGGTTGTTCAAAAATTGACAAGTTGGAAGAAGATATAGTGCAGATGGAATCCTTGACAACACTCATTGCAAAAGATACGGCTATAAAGGAAGTGCCCTATTCAATACTTGGATTGAAAAACATAGGGTACATATCTCTATGTGGATATGAAGGATTATCACGTGATGTTTTTCCTTCTCTCTTTCGGTCTTGGATTTCACCAACAATGAATCCCCTATCCCGTATTCCCCTATTTGCGGGCATGTCATTGCCTCTAGTTTCTATGGATATACAGAATTATAGTTCAGGCAATTTATCTTCATGGCTTGGCAGCCTATCAAAACTTAGAAGTGTTTGGATACAATGTCACTCAGAGATTCAACTAACTCAAGAGTCAAGAAGAATTCTTGATGATCAATATGATGTAAATTCTATGGACTTGgaagcatcatcatcatcatcatcatatgcATCACAAATCTCAGATTTTTCCTTGAAATCACTTTTGATTAGATTGGGAAGTTGCCACACAGTCCTTGATACTCTTGCCAACAACATATCACAG GGACTGACAACCAACGATTCTAGTAATTTTTTCCTTCCGGGTGGTAATTATCCTTCTTGGTTAGCCTATAAAGGTGAAGGACCTTCAGTGCATTTTCAAGTTCCTGAGGATTGTGATTGTTGCTTGAAGGGAATAGTTTTATGTGTTGTTTATTCATCAACACCTGAAAATATAGCGACTGAATGTCTTACAAGTGTCATGATAAATAATCGCACAAAATTCACCATTCAAATCTACAAGCAAGATACTGTAATGTCCTTTAATGATGAAGATTGGGAGAGTGTAAAATCAAATCTTGATCCTGGTGACAATATGGAGattgttgtttcttttgggCGTGGATTGACTGTTAAGGAGACAGCTGTGTATCTAATAAATGCTCAGTCAATTACTATGGAAATTGAGCCATCACCAGAAGTGAACATGCAGCCATCACCTAGCATGAAAATGGAGCCATCACCAAAGCCAACAAAACATATCTTTACAAGACTTGCAAAGAGAATCAGAAAATGTTCATGTTTGAACCAG CTTCCAATTTTTCATTCATCAAAATCCATGGCTTATTGGTCTGATGAAGAAAACAAACCAAAATGCATCTACGACGTGTTCATCAATTTCAGGGGAGAAGACACACGCAGAAACTTGGTTTCTCACCTCTATGCTTCCCTCTCCAATGCAGGAGCCTACACTTTCCTTGACAATGAGACCTTCCCCAAGGGAATGGAACTTGGTCCTGAACTCTTGCGAGCAATTGAAGCTTCTCGTGTATCCATCGTCGTTTTCTCGGAGAACTACACTGATTCTAATTGGTGTCTCATCGAGCTTTGCAAGATCATGGAATGCCATAGAGATCATGATCAGGTGGTTCTTCCCATATTCTATGGCATTGATCCATCAGTTGTGCGCCATCAGAAAGGTGCTTTCGGCAAAGCGTTGCAAGCAAGTGCTGTAAAAATTCGCACCGGAGAAGATATGAGCAAGTTGCTGTCGAGTTGGAGGAGTGCGCTAACAGATGCTGCGAATTTGTCTGGTTGGGATGTCACCGATTTCAG GAGTGAATCTGAACTAGTGAAGAAGATAGTAGAGAACGTTTTGACAAAATTAGATGTCACACTCTTGTCTATTACTGATTTTCCGGTTGGATTAGAATCACGCGTGCAAGAAGTGATTGAGTATATTGAAAGTCAATCAAGCAAAGTTTGTATGGTAGGGATTTGGGGAATGGGAGGGTTGGGTAAAACAACCACAGCCAAAGCCATCTACAACCAGATTCATCGAAGATTTGAGGATAGAAGTTTCATTGAAAATATTAGAAAAGTTTGTGAAAATAATAGCAGAGGGCATATGCATTTGCAAGAACAATTTCTTTCTGATGTCGTCAAGACAAAGGTGAAGAAGATTCGTAGCATTTCCACAGGGACAACTATGATTAAGAAAAGACTATCTGGAAGAAGGGCACTGGTTGTACTTGATGATGTGACCACATTTGAGCAATTAAAAGCCCTGTGTGGAAATCGTAAATGGTTTGGACAAGGAAGTGTTATAATTGTTACAACCAGAGATGTACGGGTACTTAGTTTACTTAAAGTCGACTATGTTTATAAAATGGAGGAAATGGATGAAGATGAGTCCCTTGAGCTTTTCAGTTGGCATGCTTTTGGAGAAGCAAGTCCGAGAGAAGACTTGATTGAACTCTCGAGAAATGTAGTTGCTTACTGTGGAGGGTTGCCACTAGCTCTGGAAGTCCTTGGATCTTACTTATATGAGAGGACAGAACAAGAATGGAAAAGTGTACTGTTAAAATTGAAGAGAATTCCCAATGATCAAGTGCAAgaaaaactgagaataagctatGATGGTTTAAAGGATGATATGGAAAGGGATATATTTCTTGACATATGTTGTTTCTTCATTGGAAAGAACAGAGCCGATGCTGCAGATATACTAAATGGCTGTGGACTTTATGCTGATATTGGAATAACTGTTCTCATAGAGCGGAGCCTCGTCAAAGTTGGAAAGAATAACAAGATTCAAATGCATGATTTGCTACGAGACATGGGTAGAGAAATAGTTCGTGGAAGTTCAGCAAAAGATCCTGGGAAGCGTAGTCGATTGTGGTTTCATGAGGATGTCCATGATGTTTTGACCAAAAATACT GGAACAGAAACTATTGAGGGATTGGTTTTGAAGTTGCAAAAAACCGGCAGAGTTTGCTTCAGTGCTAATGCTTTCAAGGAAATGAGAAAACTGAGACTTTTACAACTTGATTGTGTTGACCTCTCTGGAGACTATGGGCATCTTTCCCAAGAACTGAGATGGGTCTATTGGCAAGGATTTACTTTGAAATATATACCTGATGACTTATATCAGGGAAATCTAGTTGTTATAGACTTAAAGTACAGTAGTATTAAACAAGTTTGGAAGGAAACCAAG CTGCTGGAGAAGCTAAAAATTCTCAATCTCAGTCATTCCAGGTACTTGGAAAACACCCCAGATTTTTCGAAACTACCGAATCTAGAAAAGCTCATTCTAAAGGATTGTCCAAATTTGTCCGAGCTACACCAGTCCATCGGAGATCTCACTAATCTTCTTCTTATAAATTTGAAGGACTGTACAAGCCTTAGAAATCTCCCAAGGAAGATCTATCAGTTGAAATCTTTGACAACTCTCATCCTTTCAGGTTGTTCAAAAATTGATAAGTTGGAAGAAGATATAGTGCAGATGGAATCCTTGACAACACTTATTGCAAAAGATACAGCTATAAAGGAAGTTCCCTATTCAATACTAAGATTGAAAAGCATAGGATATATATCCTTATGTGGATATGAAGGATTAACACGTGATGTTTTTCCTTCTCTCATTCGGTCTTGGATGTCACCCACAATGAATCCCCTATCCCGCATTCCCCAATTTGGGGGCATGTCATTGGCTCTAGTTTCTAATTCGGGCAATGTATCATCGTGGCTTAGCAGCCTGTCCAAACTAAGAAGTGTTTGGATACAATGTCACTCGGAGATTCAAGTAACTCAAGAGTCAAGAAGAATTATTGATGATCAATATGATGCAAAGTGTACTGAATTGGAAACAACATCATCATATGCAGCACATATCTCAAGTGTTTCCTTGAGATCACTTTTGATTAGATTGGGAAGTTGCGACACAGTCATTGATACTCTTGGCAAGAGCATATCACAG GGATTGACAACCAATGATTCTAGTAATTTTTTCCTTCCGTGTGATAATTATCCTTCTTGGTTAGCCTATAAAGGTGAAGGACCTTCAGTAAATTTTCAAGTTCCTGAGGATCGTGATTGTTGCTTGAAGGGAATAGTTTTATGTGCTGTTTATTCACCAACACCTGGAAATATGGCAACTGAATGTCTTACTAGTGTCCTGGTCATTAATTACACAAAATTCACCATTCAGGTCTACAAGCAAGATACTGTGATATCCTTTAATGATGAAGATTGGGAGAGTGTAATATCAAATCTAGATCCTGGTGACAATATGGAGATTGTTGTTGCTTATGGGTGTGGATTGACTGTTAAGGAGACAGCTGTGTATCTAATATATGGTCCGTCAATTACTATGAAAGTTGAGCCATCAATTACTATGCAAGTTGAACTTGAGCTGTCAGTTAATGTGAAAATGGAGGCATCACCTGAAGTGAACTTGCTTCCATCACTTGATGTGAAAATGGAGTCATCACCTGAAGTAAACATGCAGCCATCACCTAGAGTGAACATGCTTCCTTCACCTAACATGAAAATGGATCCATCAACTGAAATGAACATGCAGCCGTCACCTAATGTGAAATTGAAATCATCACCTAACAGGAAAATGGAGCCTTCaccaaaaccaaataaaaatttCTTGACAAGACTTGCAAAGAGAATGGGAGAATGTTCATGCTTGAACCAAACTTGA